From a single Thermoanaerobacter uzonensis DSM 18761 genomic region:
- a CDS encoding SAF domain-containing protein has protein sequence MSRIIKIALITAAVSAAFMLVFMQNIQKTEKVVVVEKDIPAGTVISEDAVKIIDVPASVVNPNYARSLSDVVGKVVKEGRVKGDFIPIEILTSKDTQSLGPDHAVMTVPITSVEAKTLQSGDTVSFIVFDQTGSKVLDGFKVISVVKEGSDKANLILNADLNSAAQLVPYLKLNSFKVVRR, from the coding sequence ATGAGCAGGATTATTAAAATTGCTTTAATAACAGCTGCTGTTTCCGCAGCCTTTATGCTTGTGTTTATGCAGAATATCCAGAAGACAGAAAAGGTGGTTGTTGTGGAAAAAGATATACCGGCAGGTACTGTTATCTCAGAGGATGCGGTAAAAATAATTGATGTGCCTGCTTCGGTAGTTAACCCTAACTATGCCAGAAGCCTATCCGATGTTGTGGGGAAAGTTGTGAAGGAAGGAAGAGTAAAAGGAGACTTTATCCCAATTGAAATTTTAACTTCAAAAGATACTCAATCCTTAGGCCCCGACCATGCTGTAATGACAGTTCCTATAACTTCTGTAGAAGCAAAAACGCTTCAGTCAGGAGACACAGTAAGCTTTATAGTCTTTGACCAGACAGGCTCTAAAGTTCTTGACGGCTTTAAAGTAATCTCGGTTGTGAAGGAAGGCTCTGACAAGGCAAACTTAATCCTCAATGCAGATTTAAACTCTGCAGCACAGCTTGTGCCGTACTTAAAGCTTAATTCATTCAAAGTAGTAAGAAGGTGA